A genomic segment from Schistosoma mansoni strain Puerto Rico chromosome 5, complete genome encodes:
- a CDS encoding putative cytochrome C oxidase polypeptide vib: protein MISYDEFKDNCRESLETGDFEWMKIVPYDSRFPNTNQTPKCVQNFVDFQRCKRIYGEEYKACNYFMRTAQLLCPSSWIEKWEREVENNVLPYKI from the exons ATGATCAGCTACGACGAATTCAAGGATAATTGTCGCGAGTCATTGGAAACG GGTGATTTTGAATGGATGAAAATCGTTCCATATGATTCTAGATTTCCAAATACCAACCAAACTCC CAAATGTGTGCAAAACTTTGTAGATTTTCAGCGCTGTAAGCGAATATATGGAGAGGAATACAAGGCTTGCAATTACTTTATGCGAACAGCACAATTACTTTGTCCATCATCATGG ATCGAGAAGTGGGAAAGAGAAGTAGAAAACAATGTACTTCCGTACAAGATATAG
- a CDS encoding putative cytochrome C oxidase polypeptide vib — translation MISYDEFKDNCRESLETGDFEWMKIVPYDSRFPNTNQTPKCVQNFVDFQRCKRIYGEEYKACNYFMRTAQLLCPSSWIEKWEREVENNVLPYKI, via the exons ATGATCAGCTATGACGAATTCAAGGATAATTGTCGCGAGTCATTGGAAACG GGTGATTTTGAATGGATGAAAATCGTTCCATATGATTCTAGATTTCCAAATACCAACCAAACTCC CAAATGTGTGCAAAACTTTGTAGATTTTCAGCGCTGTAAGCGAATATATGGAGAGGAATACAAGGCTTGCAATTACTTTATGCGAACAGCACAATTACTTTGTCCATCATCATGG ATCGAGAAGTGGGAAAGAGAAGTAGAAAACAATGTACTTCCGTACAAGATATAG
- a CDS encoding putative cytochrome C oxidase polypeptide vib, whose protein sequence is MILDFQIPTKLRKYDRVSILTYQSKCVQNFVDFQRCKRIYGEEYKACNYFMRTAQLLCPSSWIEKWEREVENNVLPYKI, encoded by the exons ATGATTCTAGATTTCCAAATACCAACCAAACTCCGTAAGTATGATCGTGTTAGTATCCTAACGTACCAAAGCAAATGTGTGCAAAACTTTGTAGATTTTCAGCGCTGTAAGCGAATATATGGAGAGGAATACAAGGCTTGCAATTACTTTATGCGAACAGCACAATTACTTTGTCCATCATCATGG ATCGAGAAGTGGGAAAGAGAAGTAGAAAACAATGTACTTCCGTACAAGATATAG